The following are encoded in a window of Tessaracoccus flavescens genomic DNA:
- a CDS encoding dihydroorotase: MATVLRSVTLPDGTRTDLTISEGVFVDDAGADAQVVDCDGLIALPGLVDVHTHLREPGREDTETVLTGSQAAARGGFTAVCAMANTTPVTDTAEKAEHIRDLGLRAGLVDVVVIGAISKGLAGEQLAELGLMNSSEARVTMFSDDGHCLMDPQLMRRALEWVKPFGGVIAQHAQDSSLAGPGACCHEGELSGRLGLGGWPSVAESSIIARDVQLAEATGSRLHVCHVSTAEGVDVIRWAKARGINVTAEVTPHHLLLSTQELVGYDTTFKVNPPLRPDEHIEAVREALADKTIDVVGTDHAPHATQDKDHAFVDARPGMLGLEQALAVVMETMLNPGRLDWSGVADRMSHAPARVASLAGQGRPLAVGEPANLVLVDPTRTATVDRAASASLSRNNPYHGRTLPDPVEATYLRGRETYRR, encoded by the coding sequence ATGGCCACCGTGCTGCGCTCCGTGACGCTGCCTGACGGCACCCGCACCGACCTCACCATCTCTGAAGGCGTCTTCGTGGACGACGCCGGCGCCGACGCGCAGGTCGTCGACTGCGACGGGCTGATCGCGCTGCCCGGCCTCGTCGACGTGCACACCCACCTGCGCGAGCCGGGGCGCGAGGACACCGAGACGGTGCTCACCGGCTCGCAGGCCGCCGCCCGCGGCGGTTTCACGGCCGTGTGTGCCATGGCCAACACCACCCCCGTCACGGACACCGCCGAGAAGGCCGAACACATCCGCGACCTCGGGCTGCGCGCGGGCCTGGTCGACGTGGTCGTGATCGGGGCCATCTCCAAGGGTCTCGCCGGTGAGCAGCTCGCGGAGCTCGGGCTGATGAACTCTTCCGAGGCGAGGGTCACGATGTTCTCCGACGACGGCCACTGCCTGATGGACCCGCAGCTCATGCGCCGCGCACTCGAATGGGTCAAGCCTTTCGGAGGGGTGATCGCGCAGCACGCGCAGGACTCGTCGCTCGCCGGGCCCGGAGCCTGCTGCCACGAGGGCGAACTCTCCGGCCGGCTCGGTCTGGGCGGGTGGCCGAGTGTCGCCGAGTCGAGCATCATCGCCCGCGACGTGCAGCTGGCCGAGGCGACCGGTTCGCGGCTCCACGTGTGCCACGTCTCCACCGCCGAGGGCGTCGACGTCATCCGCTGGGCGAAGGCCCGCGGCATCAACGTCACCGCCGAGGTGACCCCTCACCACCTGCTGCTCAGCACCCAGGAACTCGTCGGCTACGACACGACCTTCAAGGTCAACCCGCCCCTGCGTCCCGACGAGCACATCGAGGCCGTGCGTGAGGCCCTCGCGGACAAGACGATCGACGTCGTCGGCACCGACCACGCCCCGCACGCCACCCAGGACAAGGACCACGCCTTCGTCGACGCGCGCCCCGGCATGCTCGGCCTCGAGCAGGCGCTGGCAGTCGTGATGGAGACGATGCTGAACCCCGGTCGACTCGACTGGTCGGGAGTGGCCGACCGGATGAGCCACGCCCCGGCCCGCGTCGCCTCGCTCGCAGGTCAGGGCCGACCGCTCGCCGTTGGCGAGCCGGCGAACCTCGTGCTCGTCGATCCCACCCGCACCGCGACCGTCGACCGCGCGGCCTCGGCGTCCCTCAGCAGAAACAACCCGTACCACGGGCGCACCCTCCCCGACCCGGTCGAGGCGACCTATCTGCGCGGCCGGGAGACCTACCGCCGCTGA